The genomic DNA TGGAACTTGACGCCCGGCCGGAGCTTGAAGGTGTACGTGCGCCGGTCGGCGGAGAGGTGCCATGAGAGGGCCAGGGCGGGTTCGATCTCGGTGCTCTGATCCCTGAAGCGCAGGAGGCCGTCGAAGATGTTCTCGGTCACCGCCGACGATTCGCCGTCGGTGACGTCGGCGGGGTCGAGGCGATTGGCGTCCTTCGACTTGGCGAAGACCATGGTCGTGCCCGTAGTCGGGCCGGCTGCCTGGCAACCCGCCAGCAGCGCCGCGACCAGGAGCCTACGGCCTCCTGACCACATGCCGCTGCGGTTCGGGGCCCCCTACCAGGTCCCGCGCCGCGGCGCCGTCCAGCGCGAACACCGCGTTGGGGTGCAACTGCAGCAGGCTGGCGGGAACCCAGGGGTCGACGACCGGCACGAGCGCCCGGGTCACGATGTCGGCCTTGTCGGGGCCGGTTGCGACGAGGATGACACGCCTGGCGTTGAGGATGGTGGCCATCCCCATGGTCAGGCCGTGGCGGACGTCCGCGAGTTCCGGCGGAAAGCCCTCGCGGGTCTGGTCGGCGATCTCGGCGACGTGCGCCTGCGCCGCGAGAATGGGGCCGGGCTCGTTGAAGGCCACGTGGCCGTTTCTGCCCAGGCCGAGCAAGCACAGGTCGATG from Candidatus Tanganyikabacteria bacterium includes the following:
- a CDS encoding glucosamine-6-phosphate deaminase is translated as MDIWIHPDAASLARSVAREIAAQLAKPSSVLALASGRTPVPVYDELVAMHDRREITFRGATVFALDEYLGRNGADVGSFGAFFADHLFGRVDLPRERAHVPDGRAADPARECRAYEARILAAGGIDLCLLGLGRNGHVAFNEPGPILAAQAHVAEIADQTREGFPPELADVRHGLTMGMATILNARRVILVATGPDKADIVTRALVPVVDPWVPASLLQLHPNAVFALDGAAARDLVGGPEPQRHVVRRP